The genome window AATTGTGAACGGACGCTTCTAAACCGCTGTTCCGTTTAAAAAGTTTTAAACCGCGGGTATATGGCCCGCGGTTTTTTTATGGTATAATAATACAAGGTGTAATATGAGCGGGATAGCGAAAACAGTTTGTAAATCAAAGCCAGTCCCGACGACACCCACGGCCAAAACCACCGGGGAAGCCCCCTTCCCTAATTTCGGTTGCGGCCACAGGAGAAAACATGAGCAACGTATCGATGAAAGCCATGCTGGAAGCCGGTGTGCACTTCGGCCACCAAACTTCCCGCTGGAACCCCAAAATGGGCCGCTTTATCTTTGGAGAAAGAAACGGCGTCCATATCTTAGACTTACAAAAAACCGCCAAAGAACTGAAAAAAGCCTGTGCTTTTATTAAAGAAGAAAGCAAAAAAGGCTCCAAATTTTTGTTCGTCGGCACTAAAAAACAAGCCCAGGAAGCCATCCAGGCCGAAGCCGCCCGCTGCGGTGCATATTGTATCCACGAAAAATGGCTCGGCGGCACGCTGACCAACTTCCAAACCGTCAAGAAATCGGTTGAAAGACTCAACGAACTGGAAAAATGGGAATCTTCCGGCGTGTTTAAAGCCATCTCCAAAAAAGAAGCCAGCCGCTTGACCAAAGAAATGCTGCGCTTGCAGAAACTTTTGGGCGGCATCCGCGAAATGAAAGTATTGCCGGATGTGGTATTTGTAATTGACCCGGTGGACACCGCCGGCGCCGTGCGCGAATCCCATGCGTTGGGCATTCCGGTGGTAGCCGTGTGCGACACCAACGCCGACCCCGATATGATCACGCTGCCGATCCCCGGCAACGATGACGCTGCGCGCTCCATTAAGCTTTTCTGCTCCGCGATTGCCGACTCCATCTTGGAAGGCAAAGCCGAGCTGGAAGCCGTAAAAGCCGCTGAAAATCAACCCGCCGAAAACCCGGTAATGGCTCAGGCGTTTGAAACGGCCATGTTGGCCGCCGAAAAAGCCGAAGCCGCTGCCCCGGCCGCCGTGGAAACGACCGTCGTGGTGGAAGAAACGGTAAAAGCGGAAGAACCGGCTAAAGAAGAAGCCAAACCCGAAGCCGAACAGCCCAAAGCCGAAGAAGCTGCAAAAGCCGAAAAACCGGCCGCCAAGAGAAAAACGGCCGCCAAAAAACCGGCTGCTTCCAAAGCCAAAAAAACCGTAAAAGCCAAAGCGAAAGCCGAAGCCGAAACGGAAGCTGAACCGAAAGCCGAAGCCAAAGAAGAAGCTCCGGCCGAAGAAGCCAAATAAAATTGCTCACGGAAGTTCCCGCTTTGGCGGGAGCTTCCGCTCAGATTTAACCCTATTATAGGAGAACAAAATGTCTTTAGCCGAAAACATTAAAATCCTCAGAGAAAAAACCGGCGCCGGTTTGATGGACTGCAAAAAAGCCTTGGTGGAATGCAAAGACGATATGGAACAAGCCATCGTATTTTTGCGCAAAAAAGGCTTGGCGGATATGGCCAAACGCTCCGACCGGGAAACCAAAGAAGGACGGGTATCCGTTAAAACCGACGGCAAAAACTACGCCATGATTTACCTGGGCTGCGAAACCGACTTTGTGGCCAAAACCGATGCCTTCATCAAATTGGCCGACGAGCTGGCCCAATATGTGTTGGAACACCCCGGCTTGGATTATTCCGCCGATGAAAACATCAAAGCCATGATCGTGGAACAAGCCCCCAAATTTGGCGAAAACACCACCTTCAAAGGCGGCTACAACTGGACGCCCGCCGAAGGCAGCGTGATGGCTTATTATGTACACTCCGACAACAAAAAAGCTTCCATTTTGGAATTGGCCGTCATCGGCGATTGCAAAGATATGGAAAAAGCCAAAGAAATTGCCCGCGGTTTAGCGATGCACACCGTCGGTATGCAAAGCGGCTGGGTGGATGCCAAAGACATTCCGCAAGCCGTGATTGACCGCGAATTGGACATTTACAAAACCCAGGCCATCAACGAAGGCAAACCTGCCGCCGCCATTGAAAAAATGTTGCCCGGCAAAGTTAAAAAGTTTGCCAAAGAAAACTGCCTCTTGGAACAGCCGACCATTAAAGACAACAAAAAAACCGTTGCCGATTACCTAGCCGAAGAATCCAAGAACTTGGGTTGTGAACTGAAAGTCGTTCGTTTCGTTCGCTTCTAATCAAAAGCCCCTCCCCGCGAGGGGCTTCTTTTTATGCCGGTGCGCAACAGCCAAACCAAACGCCAGCATAAGAAGAAGCCGCCGCGTAGCGAAGAAAGCGGTTTTGTGCTACAATAGTAAAAACAAAATAACCCTGAGAGGATCCCATTTATGGAAACGTGCTGCCCATCCAAAAACTGCCAACCTAAAAAAAGAGTATTGCTCAAATTGTCCGGCGAGGCCTTAATTAACGAAGGCCACCGCGGCATTAATCCGCAGGCGCTGAAAGAAATCGCCGAAGAAATTGCCGACGCGTACCGCTGCGGCAACTGCGAGCTGACCATTGTGCTGGGCGGCGGAAACATCTGGCGCGGCGTACGCGACGGAGGCGGCGTGATTGACCGCGTCAATTCCGACAATATGGGTATGCTGGCCACCGTCATCAACGCCCTGGCCCTCCAGTCCGCGCTGGAAGAAGCCGGCGTGCCTACCCGGGTGCTAACCTCTATCAACATTTATCAACTGGCTGAACCGTTCGTGCGCCGCAAAGCCCTGCGCCATTTGGAAAAAGGACGCATTGTTATTTTTGCAGGCGGCACGGGAAACCCCTTCTTTACCACCGACAGCGCCGCCGCACTGCGCGCCTCGGAAATTAACGCCGATGTGCTGCTAAAAGCCACCCAGGTGGACGGCGTGTACGACAGCGACCCCAAGAAAAACCCCAACGCCAAACTCATTCACAAAATTACCTACAAAGAGGCCATTGCCCGCCAACTGCAATTTATGGACACCGCCGCTTTGGCCCTCTGCTTGGAAAACAAAGTACCCGTACAGGTGTTTAACCTGCACACGAAAGGAAACATCAAAAAAGCCCTCTGCGGCGAAGACGTGGGAACGATTATTTACTAATTGACAACACCGGCCCGAAGTTCCGTTTTGCTTCGGGCTGTTTTATTTTTATGAAAAAACACACGAACCTGACTGTTTTTCTTATTTTGGTAGGCTTACTACTGGCCAGCATCTGCTCGCTTATCTGGCAGGTGAAACGCAGCCTGGCGGAGGCCCCACGCGCCCAAGAAGAATTGAATGTGGCGCCCGTTCCGGCGGCGCCGCGGGAGGAACCGCAGCCTCTCCCCCCCGTACCGCCCAAACAGACAGCCGTTACCCTGCCCCCGGCCGAAGAAGCACCTGCCCCTTCCCCCATTCTTTCCAACGAGGAACTGCTGCAGTTGGCCAAGCAGGATTTGGCACCTTTTTTCCCGCCGGATCAATTGGAGGAGATGGCCAAGCGAACCCAGAATATCGTTTTGTATCCCATGGTCATTGCGGCAGGGACAAAAATCATTCATGCAAAATATCCCAAAACGGATCCTACGCTGGAGCAAACCCGTACGGAACAGATAAAGGCCCTGCAAAGAACCGTCTTTGACATCCGAAAACGCATCCAAAAAAATGATCTGTTAAAAAAACGGGTTCCGCCCGAGGAACAAAAAAATTGGTTGGAACAATCGCCTCTGCACCGCAAGAACATTTCCATTGCCGGGCCCAAAGGCCAAACGCCGCTGCGCCGCATTACCGTTTCCTGCCCGCCCTGGCAAAAGGACTACGATTTGTGCGAACAGGTTTTTTATTCTAAAAATGAATTCAGTTTATTTCTTTTTAAGAACGACATTCTGCTAAGCCGCGAAGACTATCAAGCCCCCAAAAAACTAAGCGCCGGTTATATGTTTTTCCCGCCCAATCCGTATAAAAGCGGCGAATCCGCCGCCGGGCAAGAGCTGCTGCAGGGCCGGGTGTCCTATTGCGCCCACTGGGATAGCACCCACCCGCTCCCCTTGCGCGAAAGCCGATACCGGGAAAACGGATTATTGCAGCAAAACCTGACACGCAATTTTGAAGAAAACACCCAGCAAACGATATTCTACGATGAAAAAGGACAATTTACCCAGCTGGATATTTCTTCCATTTCAACTACCGGCCGCGCCAAACTGCCGCAAAGCTTAGCGATTATGTCCCGGAAGTACGCTTCCCCCACCGCTTCCTTTGCCTCCGAAGGGAGTTACCGCAAGGACGTTTCCGCCCACGCTTCCGGCCGCTGGACGGCGTCGCCCGACGGAACCGTTACGTTAGATGAGGGGCGGCGTTTTCCGCCGGCGCAGTCTTTCCCGCGGGCGCCGCTTTACCGCGACATATACCCCGCGCAAGTTCCCGCCGCGCAAACCGCGCCAGAATTGCTATAATAAAGTAACATTTCACTATACGAGGAAATAACACTATGGAAGGCATCAGCAACCTTTTAAACAAAACCAAAACCAATATGGCCGAACACGTATCCCGCTTGGAACGCGACTTGGCCACCATCCGCACCGGCCGCGCCAGCGCAGGCCTGCTGGAAAACATCCGCGTGGAATACTACGGTACCCCTACCCCCATTAAACAAATGGCTATCATCAACGTGCTGGATGCCAAAACCTTGGAAATCCAGCCCTGGGACGTCAGCTCCATCAACGATATTGACAAAGCCCTTCAAAAAGCCGACTTGGGCGCCAGCCCCGTAAACGACGGCAAAGTAATCCGCATTACGCTGCCTTCTATGACCGAAGACCGCCGCAAACAGCTGGCCAAAAACATTTCCAAAATGAGCGAAGATTTCAAAGTAGCCGTGCGCAACGAACGCCGCGACGTAATTGAAAAGCTCAAAAAAGCCCAAAAAGCGGCCGAAATTACCGAAGACGATTTGAAACGCTACGAAGCGGACGTGCAAAAAGCGACCGACGCCAACATCGCCCAAATTGACAAGGTAATTAAAACCAAAGAAGACGAAATTATGAAGATTTAATTCGTTTCGTTTTTTGAACCCCGCTTTCCGGCGGGGTTTTTTATTTGCGTAAAACGCCAAAAAAGCTACAATATCTTTATGAGCCAAACACCCGTCAATCCCGTTCCGCAGCATGTTGCCATTATTATGGACGGCAACGGACGCTGGGCCCAAGAACGCCGCCTGCCCAGGCTGGCTGGGCATAACGCCGGAGCCAAAGCCGTGGAGCGCACCTTAAAAGCGGCGCAGAAAGCGGGTGTAAAAGTGCTTACGCTGTACGCCTTTTCTACCGAAAATTGGACGCGCCCGCAGGAAGAAATTGCCGGGCTTTTTAAATTGTTGGCGCAAACTCTTTCCCGCTATACGCAACAGGCGGATAAATACGGCGTACGCCTCCTGGTAAGCGGCGAGCGGGAGCCGCTGCCCCCGGCTATTCTTAACCAAATAGACCACGCCGTTTCCTCCACGGCACACAATACGAGATTTACCCTCAACCTGGCGCTTAACTACGGCGCGCGGCAGGAAATTGTGCACGCCGTCAATGCCCTTTTGCGGGAAGACAAAAAAGAAATTACGGTGCAGGACATTTCCCAGCACCTCTACCAGCCCGATCTGCCCGACCCGGAGCTCATTATCCGCACCTCGGGCGAGGAACGCCTGTCCAACTTCCTTTTGTGGCAGGCAGCCTACAGCGAATTTTATTTTTCGCCCGTATTGTGGCCCGATTTTGACGAAGCCGAATTTGAAAGGGCCCTCGCCGCCTACCGCGTGCGCAGGCGCCGCTTTGGAGGCGTATGACTTCCCCCATTACCCGTTCCCGCTGTGAAGAACTGCTGAGGCGCATCAAGCGTTTTTCTTCGCCCGCGTTTAAAAAACAAATGAGCGAACGCTTTGGCATCTGCATCGACAACGCCCTCGGCACCCCGGTTACGACGCTGCGCCTGCTGGTAAAGGGGCTGCCGCGGCCGGATCAGGAACTGGCCGAAGCCCTGTGGGAAACCGGCATACACGAGGCGCGCATCACCGCCTCTATGCTGGCCGATCCCGCCCGAATGACGCGCGAGCAATTAAACGACTGGGCCCACGCGCTCAATTCCTGGGATATTTGCGATTCGTGCTGCAACAACCTGTTTTCCAAAGTAAAAAATCCGCTGAAACTGGCGGAACGCTGGATCAAGCGGGAAGAAGAATTTGTACGCCGGGCCGGCTTTGCGATTATCTGCTCGCTGGCCGCGCCCCGCGCCAAAACAAAAGACGAGGAACTGATTAAGCTCTTGCCGCTTATCAAAAACCACGCCGCCGATCCGCGGCCGATGGTGTATAAAGCGGTCAACTGGGCGCTTCGCAACATCGGCAAAAAGAACCCGCGCCTGACGCCCAAAGCCATTGCCTGCGCCGAAGAAATTTTGGATTTGTACGCGGACAATAAATCCGCCCGTTGGGTAGCCTCCAACGCCTTGTGGGAACTGAAAAGCCCCAAAATAAAAGCGATGGTAGCCAAACGAAAATGACCACCCCCCTTATCCGCCCGGCCCGGCCGGCCGATTTACCGCGCATCCGCCAAATCATCCGGGCGGCCAAGTCGCTCTTGCTCAGCCGCCACGTAGACCAATGGCAGGACGGATACCCCAACGAAGCCGTCCTGGCCGACGATATCGCCCGCGGCAAAGGCTACGCCGTAGAAACAAACGGCGCCGTGCACGGGTATTTTGCCCTGTCGTTTGAAGACGAAGAACCTTACCGCGTCATTACCCAGGGCGCCTGGCTGACGGACGGGCACTACTGCGTTCTGCACCGCCTGGCCCTTACCGAAACCCTGCGCGGCACGGGAGCGGCAGGATTAATCATAGATTTTTGGGAACGCCAAACCCGCGCCCAAGGCATCCGCTCCCTCCGCGCCGACACCCACCCCCAAAACCATCCCGTGCGCCACCTGCTGTTGCAGCACGGATTTACGGACTGCGGCGTCATTTTTGTACGCCAAAGCCAAGCGCGCCACGCGTTTGAAAAAGTCCTTTCGTTTTAGCTTGTTTTTTCCAAGATAAAACCGCCTAAATATAGTAAAATAAAATTATGCTATTACCCCGTATTTTAACTGCCCTGATTGGGATTCCCGTTGTACTGGCCGCCATCCACTTTGGCGGCGTGATTTACATGGCCTTTGTAGGCGCTGTAATTCTGCTCTGTCTGTATGAATACGGACTGGTGCTGACTGCCGGCAAAAAACCGGTGCATATGCCCAGCTTGCTGCTGTTTGGCTTGCTGATGGCAGTAGTGGCCATTTTGGGCCGCGCGCCGGCCGATATGGTGGATCTGCCCGACAACTTGTACCCGTTCTCCGTCAGCGTGGTCATTTTCGGCGTGCTTTTCTTTGAAGTGCTTACCCCCAAACGCTCGTGGGACAGAGTCTGCAACACCTTTACGGGCGTGTTTTTAATTCCGTGGTCGCTGGCGCATTTGGTCAACCTGCGCGACATTGCCACCTACGGCGAATACTTAACCCTGTTTATGATTATTACCGTGTGGGTATGCGATACGGGAGCCTATTTCAGCGGGCGCTTTTTGGGGCGCCATAAACTAAACAAAGAAGTCAGCCCCAAGAAAACCTGGGAAGGGGCCGTCGGCGGTACGGTGCTGGCCGTGGGTGCGGCGGTGCTGATGCGCCATTTGTTTTTATCCACGCTTTTCTCCGTGAGCGAAGCGGTATGGCTGGGGCTGTTGGTAGCGGTAGTGGGCCAAGTGTCCGACCTGGCCGAATCCGTCATCAAACGCTCCACCGGCGTAAAAGATTCTTCCAATCTCTTGCCCGGGCACGGCGGCTTTTTAGACCGTTTTGATTCCTACCTGCTCCTGGCGCCGCTGTTCTACTACGTGGTATTGTATACGTTATGAAGAACATCGTTATTTTAGGCTCCACGGGTTCTATCGGCACGTCCGCGCTGGACGTGATTGCCCGTTTGGGCCCGGACTACCGCGTCATCGCTCTCTCCGCCAATAACAATACGGATTTATTTTTAAAACAGCTCCACTCGTTTAAGCCCCGTTTCGCGGCCGTCTTAAACCCGGCCAGCTACGAAAAAATCAAAGACCAAATGCCCGAAGGCACCCGGCTCTTGCCGCCGGAAATTGACAGCCTGATGTTTATGGCTTCCTTGCCTACGGCGGATTTAATCGTCAGCGGCGTGGTGGGCGCGGTGGGCTTTCAGCCGCTGGTCAGCGCCATTAAAGCGGGCAAAACCATCGCCCTTGCCAATAAAGAGCCTATGGTCATGGCCGGCAAAACCCTGATGAAAGAATGCGAACGCTGGGAAGCCGCCATTTTGCCGGTGGATAGCGAACCCTCCGCCATTTTCCAATGCCTAAGCGGCATGGCGGACGCGCACGGATATTCCAAACTGGAGCCGCAGATTTCCCGCGTGTTTTTAACCGCTTCCGGCGGGCCGTTTGCCAAGCGAAAAGGAGCGCTCTCCACGGTTACTCCCGGCGAGGCGCTAAATCACCCCCGCTGGCGCATGGGCAAAAAAATTACGATTGATTCCGCCACGTTAATGAACAAAGGCTTTGAATCCATTGAAATTATGAATTTGTTTAACCTGCCCGAAGAAAAAGTGCAAATTGTCATTCATCCGCAGTCTATTGTGCACTCGGCGGTGGAATTTAACGACGGGGCTATCTTGGCGCAGCTGGGCGAGCCGGATATGCGCGTGCCCATTCAATACGCCATCACCTACCCCAAACGTGCGCCCGGGCCGGTTAAAAAACTCAATTTGTTTGAAACCGCCAAACTGGAATTTTTCGCCCCGGACTTAGACCGCTTCCCCTGCCTGGACTTGGCCTTGGCGGCCGCGCGCAAAGGCGGCCTGCTGCCTGCGGTGTTAAGCGCGGCCGACGAAGTGGCGGTGGACGCGTTCTTAAAAGAAGAAATCAAATTTACCGACATTGCCAAACTGGTGTACACGGTGCTCAAAGCGGCCCCGCAAACCCAGGCGGACGCTACCCTCAACCAAGCCTTGGAAGCCGACCGCTGGGCGCGGGAAGCGGCGGCGGCGTGTCTGAAAGAAAAAGCTTATAAAAAAGCCGTTATCTAGGAGAGAATATGCTTTTATCCGTTATTGCCGTAATTGTGGTGTTAAGCCCTATCGTGATTGTGCACGAATTCGGGCATTATATCGCCTGCCGCCTGACCGGGATTCGCGTCAACGAATTTTCGTTCGGGTTCGGCAAAATTTTGTGGCATAAAAAAGTGGGCGATACGGATTACCAAGTCCGCGCCATTCCGTTTGGCGGCTTTGTGGAGCCAGCCGGCCCGATGTTCCACCCGCAGGACGCGCCCGAACCGCCCAAGCCGTACGAATTTGCGGCCAAGAAATGGTACGCCAAATTTTTTATGGTGGTAAACGGTGCGCTGTTTAACTACCTGCTGGCGGCGCTGATTTTTGGCGTTTTGATTTACATTAAAGGCATGCCGGAAACGGATCCCGTCAAACTGCCGGCGGCGGTGGGAACGGTAGCCAAAGGGTACCCCGCCGAAAAGCTGGATTTGCAGCCGGGCGACGTAATCCGCCAAATCAACGGGCAGCCCATTGCCAACTGGAAAGATTTAACCCAAGCCATGGCCCTGCGCAAAGGGGACGTAACCCTTTCGTACGAGCGCGACGGCCAAACGCTTACCGCCACGGCAAAAGCCGCCGATTTCAAGCCGGAGGCTCCCACCGTGCTGGGCATTACCGTCAACCCGACGTTTAAACCCGTTTCCATATGGGCGGCCGCGGGGCTGGGGTTTTACCAGTGCTACTACTGGACGGACTTTTCCCTGCGCTCGCTGGCGCAAAGCTTTACCAAAAAGAAAGCGCCCGAGCTGGCC of Elusimicrobium sp. An273 contains these proteins:
- the rpsB gene encoding 30S ribosomal protein S2, with product MSNVSMKAMLEAGVHFGHQTSRWNPKMGRFIFGERNGVHILDLQKTAKELKKACAFIKEESKKGSKFLFVGTKKQAQEAIQAEAARCGAYCIHEKWLGGTLTNFQTVKKSVERLNELEKWESSGVFKAISKKEASRLTKEMLRLQKLLGGIREMKVLPDVVFVIDPVDTAGAVRESHALGIPVVAVCDTNADPDMITLPIPGNDDAARSIKLFCSAIADSILEGKAELEAVKAAENQPAENPVMAQAFETAMLAAEKAEAAAPAAVETTVVVEETVKAEEPAKEEAKPEAEQPKAEEAAKAEKPAAKRKTAAKKPAASKAKKTVKAKAKAEAETEAEPKAEAKEEAPAEEAK
- the tsf gene encoding translation elongation factor Ts — its product is MSLAENIKILREKTGAGLMDCKKALVECKDDMEQAIVFLRKKGLADMAKRSDRETKEGRVSVKTDGKNYAMIYLGCETDFVAKTDAFIKLADELAQYVLEHPGLDYSADENIKAMIVEQAPKFGENTTFKGGYNWTPAEGSVMAYYVHSDNKKASILELAVIGDCKDMEKAKEIARGLAMHTVGMQSGWVDAKDIPQAVIDRELDIYKTQAINEGKPAAAIEKMLPGKVKKFAKENCLLEQPTIKDNKKTVADYLAEESKNLGCELKVVRFVRF
- the pyrH gene encoding UMP kinase; the encoded protein is METCCPSKNCQPKKRVLLKLSGEALINEGHRGINPQALKEIAEEIADAYRCGNCELTIVLGGGNIWRGVRDGGGVIDRVNSDNMGMLATVINALALQSALEEAGVPTRVLTSINIYQLAEPFVRRKALRHLEKGRIVIFAGGTGNPFFTTDSAAALRASEINADVLLKATQVDGVYDSDPKKNPNAKLIHKITYKEAIARQLQFMDTAALALCLENKVPVQVFNLHTKGNIKKALCGEDVGTIIY
- the frr gene encoding ribosome recycling factor is translated as MEGISNLLNKTKTNMAEHVSRLERDLATIRTGRASAGLLENIRVEYYGTPTPIKQMAIINVLDAKTLEIQPWDVSSINDIDKALQKADLGASPVNDGKVIRITLPSMTEDRRKQLAKNISKMSEDFKVAVRNERRDVIEKLKKAQKAAEITEDDLKRYEADVQKATDANIAQIDKVIKTKEDEIMKI
- the uppS gene encoding polyprenyl diphosphate synthase; its protein translation is MSQTPVNPVPQHVAIIMDGNGRWAQERRLPRLAGHNAGAKAVERTLKAAQKAGVKVLTLYAFSTENWTRPQEEIAGLFKLLAQTLSRYTQQADKYGVRLLVSGEREPLPPAILNQIDHAVSSTAHNTRFTLNLALNYGARQEIVHAVNALLREDKKEITVQDISQHLYQPDLPDPELIIRTSGEERLSNFLLWQAAYSEFYFSPVLWPDFDEAEFERALAAYRVRRRRFGGV
- a CDS encoding DNA alkylation repair protein; the protein is MTSPITRSRCEELLRRIKRFSSPAFKKQMSERFGICIDNALGTPVTTLRLLVKGLPRPDQELAEALWETGIHEARITASMLADPARMTREQLNDWAHALNSWDICDSCCNNLFSKVKNPLKLAERWIKREEEFVRRAGFAIICSLAAPRAKTKDEELIKLLPLIKNHAADPRPMVYKAVNWALRNIGKKNPRLTPKAIACAEEILDLYADNKSARWVASNALWELKSPKIKAMVAKRK
- a CDS encoding GNAT family N-acetyltransferase: MTTPLIRPARPADLPRIRQIIRAAKSLLLSRHVDQWQDGYPNEAVLADDIARGKGYAVETNGAVHGYFALSFEDEEPYRVITQGAWLTDGHYCVLHRLALTETLRGTGAAGLIIDFWERQTRAQGIRSLRADTHPQNHPVRHLLLQHGFTDCGVIFVRQSQARHAFEKVLSF
- a CDS encoding phosphatidate cytidylyltransferase yields the protein MLLPRILTALIGIPVVLAAIHFGGVIYMAFVGAVILLCLYEYGLVLTAGKKPVHMPSLLLFGLLMAVVAILGRAPADMVDLPDNLYPFSVSVVIFGVLFFEVLTPKRSWDRVCNTFTGVFLIPWSLAHLVNLRDIATYGEYLTLFMIITVWVCDTGAYFSGRFLGRHKLNKEVSPKKTWEGAVGGTVLAVGAAVLMRHLFLSTLFSVSEAVWLGLLVAVVGQVSDLAESVIKRSTGVKDSSNLLPGHGGFLDRFDSYLLLAPLFYYVVLYTL
- the dxr gene encoding 1-deoxy-D-xylulose-5-phosphate reductoisomerase — its product is MKNIVILGSTGSIGTSALDVIARLGPDYRVIALSANNNTDLFLKQLHSFKPRFAAVLNPASYEKIKDQMPEGTRLLPPEIDSLMFMASLPTADLIVSGVVGAVGFQPLVSAIKAGKTIALANKEPMVMAGKTLMKECERWEAAILPVDSEPSAIFQCLSGMADAHGYSKLEPQISRVFLTASGGPFAKRKGALSTVTPGEALNHPRWRMGKKITIDSATLMNKGFESIEIMNLFNLPEEKVQIVIHPQSIVHSAVEFNDGAILAQLGEPDMRVPIQYAITYPKRAPGPVKKLNLFETAKLEFFAPDLDRFPCLDLALAAARKGGLLPAVLSAADEVAVDAFLKEEIKFTDIAKLVYTVLKAAPQTQADATLNQALEADRWAREAAAACLKEKAYKKAVI
- a CDS encoding M50 family metallopeptidase, with translation MLLSVIAVIVVLSPIVIVHEFGHYIACRLTGIRVNEFSFGFGKILWHKKVGDTDYQVRAIPFGGFVEPAGPMFHPQDAPEPPKPYEFAAKKWYAKFFMVVNGALFNYLLAALIFGVLIYIKGMPETDPVKLPAAVGTVAKGYPAEKLDLQPGDVIRQINGQPIANWKDLTQAMALRKGDVTLSYERDGQTLTATAKAADFKPEAPTVLGITVNPTFKPVSIWAAAGLGFYQCYYWTDFSLRSLAQSFTKKKAPELAGPIGIVNVIHQSVHRSLFDFVFLIAMLSLAVGMFNLFPIPILDGGYALVYLWEGLTKKLPTEKMLNRAANVGLYILLLLVVYASYSDIKRIFFKPKAAAVATQAQAEKGTPSAEAEHVQD